In Amia ocellicauda isolate fAmiCal2 chromosome 3, fAmiCal2.hap1, whole genome shotgun sequence, the DNA window TATAGCTGTGAGCAGTGTGGAAAGGGTTTCCTCACAGGAGGACACCTCAAAGTGCATTACCAGATTCACACCCAAGAGAGACCGTTTAATTGTAGCCATTGTGGGAAGAGTTGTGCTACCTCATCGAAGCTTAAAAGACACCTGCGCATCCACACAGACGATAAGCCGCACAGTTGTCCTCAGTGTGGGAAGTGTTTCAGACAGTCTTGGAATTTTAAGTCAcaaaaataacacacagctgtgaCCGGTGTGGGAAGGGTTTCATGACACCAAGTCCACTGAAAGTACATTCCCGAATCCACACAGGACTGAGACTATAGTGGAGTTGTCAGTGTGGGAGGAGCTACATTGCTCGTCCACACGTGAGAAGCCATAGAGCTGCGGTCAGTGTGCGAAAACATTCTGGCACACCAGAGAACTCACACAGGAAAAGACCGCAGCTGTGAGCGGGTGTGTTCTGGGGGGTTGCAGTATCTATTTCTAtcatgatacaaaaataaataaataaagcataatATCAAGTAAAGGCCATATTAGTGTGGGTGGAGTTTTATTGCGTCAGGACAGCTGAAAGCAAATGACCAAATTCGGAGACACCACATAACTGTAGTCAGTGTGGGAAGAGAATGTGCGGATCCACGCAGGAGAGAGACTGTACAGCTGTGCACAGTGAGGAGTTTGACAGTCCTTTTAACAGGGAATTCACAGTGAAAAAACCTCACAGCTGTCAGTGTGGGCAGGGTGTCCTAACACCACAAAAACTGGTCATTACTTAATGCAGAAGAGACCATATACTCATTAATTAATCTGATTGAGAGGAACACGTTCCATTTCACAAGTTACTTAAAGGAACTGTACTCACTCTATATACAGCTCAGATCATTTGGGGGTTTTGGCCCAGGAGCATATTTCAGGTTTAAACTGGTAGTCTGAAACATTCTTGGGTCATATgtgataaaatatttataataccTGTAATAGAGTATGACTACTAAGCCTCCAACTAAGGTCAATTTCTCCTTCGTtctcaaataattaaaagtctttgcatttgcattctatataaaaatattcctAAGTCACATTTTATGAGTTTTGAAAAGGCAGATCTGAATAACAGGAAGAGCACTATCTTGGGAGGATTAAGTTTGTTGTTATGCTACCAAACAGGATCATTCATTAACAGCATGAATATCATAGTTTCCTTTTACTGAAGTCCCAGACATATTGTGGCTTTGGAGAATATTTTGAGCAGTATAATCTAATATGGGACACATTGAGACAAATCAATCTACCAATTTATGAATTTTACCAATCTACGAATATACAGCATTGAAAGTTGGGTATCCTTCTATTGCATTCTGTCACTGATGTTAAAAACTGATGCTGGTCTCCAGTAAAAAGACATTACCTTTGAAGGTGGGATACAAATATTCCCCCTGAAACCCTAAAGACCCCAGGAGGAGCAGTCGGTCACCAGTCAATCATTTTCAGGTTACAACTCTGCTGTATACTCTGTATTAATCTATTCTGTTAATCTCGTCATCTCAGTTGGCAAAGAGCAGAAACCCTGAGAAGGTCGTGTCATCATCCTCATCTGCGAACAGCCCGTTGAAGAACTCTCCTCCCACCACCTGCAGCCACACCCTGTCTCCTGCATCTAAGTGCAGAACAGTGCCCCCTGCGGCCTGGTCTTCACTGTTCTGATATTTGTCCATGGTGTGAATGATCCGCTCCCCATTTCTCATCAGGGCCACCTTCACGTTCTTGGAGTAGACTGTGATGTGGTAGGTGAAGTAATACGCTCCTGTAAATGCACATGTGAACCTGCCTGTCAGAGGGTCATAGTGGCTCTGCTGGTTGTAGATGATTTTGTCGAAGCGAATGGGTGTGTTGATGGGGGGCAGCTTGGTGGCCTCTGTCAATCCCACAGAGAAGGCACTCCTTGGAATCTCCGGCATGTTGCCTTTTTCACCCTTCTCTCCCGCATCTCCCTTCTGCCCTGTCTCACCTCTGTATCCGATGCTGCCCTTCGTACCTGGTGGGCCAATCTGACCCATTGGGCCAGTTAGCCCCGTGGGTCCCCTGGGGCCAGAAAAGCCTCTTTCTCCTTGAGGACCTAACAGGCCCTGTTGCCCCTTGAGCCCCTGTGGCCCCACGTCGCCCTTGTGTCCCTGCGGCCCAGGCAGCCCCAACTCGCCTTTCTGTCCTTTCGCTCCAGGAGGCCCTGCAATGCCCTGAGGCCCCATTTTCCCAGGAAAGCCCCTGTCGCCTGTCTCCCCTCGTCTGCCCTTCACGCCAGCAGTGCCTGCAGTGCCTAGGGATAGCAAAAGCACAATCTCAATCCTTACCTATCACCCAGCTAGGGGATGACAATCCAATAATTGAGTAATTAGGAAAAGTATGAAGTGGTACTAGTTGTTTAATTAGCTTTAATGATGAGTCatataaaaaatgacaaaagcAAGAGGAGTTCTTGATGAGTTTCTCACCTGATTCTCCTTTATCTCCCTTTGGCCCGTCCTTTCCTGCTGCGCCACAGGTCCCCAACTCACCTGTCAAAGGCAAAGACCAAAAACTTGGAAACATGCAGCGCTATACATTTCTCTTTTTCAAGTTATTCATTAATACTTGTCAAATTCATTAAAAGCTACAAATGCAACATAATTACTGAAGCAGGAGGGGCTCAACATTCGAGAATTCAAATCATGTCATCCAACTTGTGGTTGTGCAGGAATGTGGCGATTACACAGTAACAGAATATCTAGAGGATAGCTAAACCATTTacgtcatttggaatatttgccATAAGCTTTGAAATttgattgttttgtattgtttgtacaCTTTTACATTCTCTATGTTCTAAACTGTTTCTTCATAATGGATAATACATTGTTTGTTCAGCTTGTGCTGTTCGCTCTCACTCTTTTCAATTATGTAATCTTtacaaggttaaaaaaaaagacagttgAGCATTAAAAGCTTAAATGCTCACTATCTGTATGTCCAGCTCTCAACAGAACCCTGCTACTACCTTGATCTCCCTTGTCACCCTTAGAACCATCCCGCCCATCTCTGCCTGGGACCCCGTTGTGTCCAGGCTCTCCAGGAATCCCAGGGTAGCCAGATGGACAGCTGTCCCTTCTGTGCAAATCCTCTGCTTTGGCCAGAGCCGCCAGCAGGACAAGGGAAACGGTCACTCTGTATATTGGCATTAACTCCATGCTCtagaaaaaagacaaatgctAACCTATAGCAGCAGCGGTTTGTGTGCatagaaaaatattaaatataatctgAAAACATATTCTAATTCTAATCTCATTTTAACTTACTCATTTTCAGGCACGTGCACAGGTAAGGCTCAACCTGTGCAGAGCACATTCCCTTTTTCCATAAGCCTTCCAAAGTGCCCTTTTTCCCGAGCACCTGCTCTCCGGACCACATTTCGGCAGCT includes these proteins:
- the c1qtnf9 gene encoding complement C1q and tumor necrosis factor-related protein 9A is translated as MSMELMPIYRVTVSLVLLAALAKAEDLHRRDSCPSGYPGIPGEPGHNGVPGRDGRDGSKGDKGDQGELGTCGAAGKDGPKGDKGESGTAGTAGVKGRRGETGDRGFPGKMGPQGIAGPPGAKGQKGELGLPGPQGHKGDVGPQGLKGQQGLLGPQGERGFSGPRGPTGLTGPMGQIGPPGTKGSIGYRGETGQKGDAGEKGEKGNMPEIPRSAFSVGLTEATKLPPINTPIRFDKIIYNQQSHYDPLTGRFTCAFTGAYYFTYHITVYSKNVKVALMRNGERIIHTMDKYQNSEDQAAGGTVLHLDAGDRVWLQVVGGEFFNGLFADEDDDTTFSGFLLFAN